The Chloroflexota bacterium DNA segment GTGATCTGTGCTACATCGTCTACCTTATATTTTTGGAGTATGGACCTTAGTTCACCAAAGTCTTCCACCCGTTCCTCGATGAAGCTAGAATTGTGTAAACCCTCCTCTATTATCACGTTCATTAGCCCATTCATGAGGGCAACGTCTGTCCCTGGCCTTAATCGAAGGTGCATATCGGCAAACTGACTCAGGTGAATCACTCTCGGATCGATGATGACCAATTTAGATCCGTTATCTACCGCCCTAAGTATGTCGGCTGCAATAACGGGGTGCTGCTCAGTAGTATTGCTGCCAATGATAAAGATGACATTTGCATCTTTGATCTCAGCGATAGAATTAGTCATTGCCCCACTGCCGAACGCTTTGACCAAACCGGTGAGAGTCGAAGCGTGGCAAAGTCGTGCACAGTGGTCCACATTATTGGTCCCTAAGACAGCTCTCGCAAACTTCATCATCACGAAATTTTCTTCGTTCGTGCACTTGGCCGAGCTAAGAACCCCCAGGCTATCGCTGCCATATCTCTGTTTTATTTCTGTGAGCCTCTCAGCAACCAAGTCTAACGCTTCATCCCAGGAGGCTTTAGCAAACGTCCCGTTTCGCTTGATAAGCGGATCAGTCAATCTCTGCGGATGGTGCACAAACTGGTGAGCATTCCATCCCTTGAGGCAAAGTCGCCCCTGGCTAACAGGATGCGCCCGACTTGGGGCGATGCCCATCACTTTGCCACGGTCGACACACAGATACAGGCCACATCCGGTTCCACAATATACGCAGGTTGTAAGTACTTTTTCCACGCTCATACTTTGTCCTCCATCCGTTAGGATCTTGCCGTGGGACTAACGACGCCCTCCTACTATAACTCACGATAATTGAGCTTTCAAGATGAAGTCTTGTATCTGCACCGTCTATTACTTCGTTGCCCATCAGATAGATGCTATGTTACAATGCGGGCGAAACGGAATTTCGGCCATAATAGAGGAGAGACCAGAGAATGAAAAAAGGGCGGATACTGACTGGACATCGGCCCACGGGCAGACGACACTTAGGACATCTTTTGGGAACCCTGGAGAACTGGGCCCGCTTACAGGATGAATATGAGTGCTTTTTCCTGGTCGCCGATTGGCACGTCTTGACAAGCGACTACGCCCACACGGATAGACTAGAGGAGAATATCTACCAGATGCTCTGTGACTGGCTGGCCGCCGGGATCAACCCTGAGCGCAGCACCATGTTATTGCAATCGGCTGTACCGGAGCACGCTGAACTGTCCCTGCTCTTCTCAATGCTCGTTACAGTGTCACGCTTACAGCGAAACCCCACCTATAAAGAGCAAAAGAAGGAGCTCCACTTAGGTGAAAGGGCTTCACTTGGTCTTCTGGCTTACCCGGTGCTGCAAGCCGCTGATATTCTTGTTTACCGTGCCAACGCTGTGCCCGTAGGGGAAGATCAATTGCCCCACCTCGAACTCTCAAGAGAGATAGCACGGCGTTTCAACAGCCTCTACACTAGTGTTTTTCCCGAGCCCCAGGCTGTTCTTAGTCCGACACCACGCCTGCCAGGCACGGATGGGAGGATGATGCACACTAGTTATGGTAACACCATCCCTCTCTCAGCCACCTCCGAGGAAATAAGGGAGAAGGTAATGGGCACGATTACCGATCCCCAGAAGATTTATCTACGCGATCCGGGTCACCCCGAAATCTGCACCGTTTTTGCCTACCACCGTGCCCTCGGACAAACGGACATCGCCATGCTGGAGAATGATTGCCGGGCTGGCCGCATTGGCTGTGTCGCTTGTAAAAAAGAACTGGCCGAACGCCTTGTCCAACGCCTGCAACCATTCCGCGAAATCCGAGAACGGGTAAGTCGAGAGCAAGTTATGTCTCTGCTACACGAAGGGTCAAAACGGGCCCGCCTGGAGGCGCAGGAGAGCCTAAGGCTGGTACGACAGGCTATGCATATGGCCTATTCCCATCGCTAGTCTGTCCGCTCTCTAAGGCGCTTTTTAACAGCTAACGAACTACTGGTAGGAACAGCACAGCAAGGCCAAGGATAGCACAATAAAGGGCAAAGACGTAGAGCCCACGGGTGCGTAGATAACGAAGGAGAAAGCCAATAGAGGCGTAGCCCGTGCCTGCCGCAGCCAAAAATCCGATAGTGAGGGGAACCAACCTGGTAATAGCCTCCCCTGTCCGCAGCAGATGGAGCACCTCTACCCCACCAGCCCCAAAGATAACCACCGCCGCCAACCAGAAACTGAACCTGGCCGCAGCTGATCGGGTCGTTCCCAGCAGCATAGCAGCCGAAATAGTGGCACCGGAACGGGAGATACCGGGAGCGATGGCCAGAGCTTGAGCCAATCCCACCACGACGGCATCAAGGGGTCGTAGTTCTGGCATATCCCTGCGCTGTTGTCCCAGGTACTCAGCGACGGCCAAGGACAGACTGGTGACCAGGAGGAATATGGCCACTAAGTGCGGCTGACTGAACATGGCTTCGAACCACCCACCCAGCGTTGTGCCGGCGATACCCGCGGGGATAGTCCCCAAGAGAACCAACCAGGCCAATCTTCCATCCGAACTACGCCCCCGGCCGACAAGACTGCGCAACCAGCCGTCGAAAAGAGAGACAAAATCGCGCCAGAAAAAGAGGAGCACAGCCATTAGTGTACCGAGATGGAGCACAGTGTCGAAGGCCAGTCCCGGCTCTGGCCAGCGAAGTAACCAGGGAACAAGGACCAGATGAGCAGAGCTGCTCACCGGTATGAACTCTGTGAGTCCCTGAACGATCCCCAGAATTAAGGCCTGAATCAGATCCATCACATCACCGCCTAACCAATGAATAACGGGGCTAGGACTAAAGTGATGGTACTCAAGAGCTTAACCAGGACGTGTAGCGATGGTCCAGCTGTATCCTTGAATGGGTCTCCCACTGTGTCACCGACGACAGCTGCGGCGTGGGTTGCCGACTTCTTCATAACGATATTTCCATCGCTACCCCTTAGATGGCCAGCCTCGATGAACTTCTTGGCATTATCCCAAGCCCCACCACCGTTATTGAGCACCGTGGCCAGGAGGATACCAGCTATCGTACCCACCATAAGAAGAGCCGCCTCAGCCTCAGCCTTCAGGAGCAGCCCGACAACAACGGGCATACCTACGGCTAGCAATCCAGGTGCGACCATCTCGCGCAAGGCCGCGCGCGTGGTAATATCAACGCAACGGCCGAAATCGGGCCGCGATGTGCCAGCCATGATACCGGGGTCCTCGCGAAATTGGCGGCGCACCTCCTCAATGATGCTGCTTGCCGCCCGGCCCACTGCACGGATGGCCAGCGAGCTAAAGAGATAGACTAGCATCGCCCCCAATAAAGCGCCAACAAAAACCTCCACCTTGGCAATATTTACCGTATTAAAAGGATGGCCAGTCACCTCCGCCACTTTATCCAGGTAGGCACTGAAGAGAAGGAAGGCCGCCAAGGCGGCTGAACCGATGGCATAGCCTTTGGTTAAGGCCTTCGTCGTATTTCCAACAGCATCTAGGGCGTCGGTGATGTGACGCGCGTCAGCTGGTGCTCTGGACATCTCGTTTATGCCC contains these protein-coding regions:
- the trpS gene encoding tryptophan--tRNA ligase, with protein sequence MKKGRILTGHRPTGRRHLGHLLGTLENWARLQDEYECFFLVADWHVLTSDYAHTDRLEENIYQMLCDWLAAGINPERSTMLLQSAVPEHAELSLLFSMLVTVSRLQRNPTYKEQKKELHLGERASLGLLAYPVLQAADILVYRANAVPVGEDQLPHLELSREIARRFNSLYTSVFPEPQAVLSPTPRLPGTDGRMMHTSYGNTIPLSATSEEIREKVMGTITDPQKIYLRDPGHPEICTVFAYHRALGQTDIAMLENDCRAGRIGCVACKKELAERLVQRLQPFREIRERVSREQVMSLLHEGSKRARLEAQESLRLVRQAMHMAYSHR
- the uppP gene encoding undecaprenyl-diphosphatase UppP, translated to MDLIQALILGIVQGLTEFIPVSSSAHLVLVPWLLRWPEPGLAFDTVLHLGTLMAVLLFFWRDFVSLFDGWLRSLVGRGRSSDGRLAWLVLLGTIPAGIAGTTLGGWFEAMFSQPHLVAIFLLVTSLSLAVAEYLGQQRRDMPELRPLDAVVVGLAQALAIAPGISRSGATISAAMLLGTTRSAAARFSFWLAAVVIFGAGGVEVLHLLRTGEAITRLVPLTIGFLAAAGTGYASIGFLLRYLRTRGLYVFALYCAILGLAVLFLPVVR